Below is a window of Raphanus sativus cultivar WK10039 unplaced genomic scaffold, ASM80110v3 Scaffold0677, whole genome shotgun sequence DNA.
GTAGGACCTATATGTGCAGAATGAACCAAAATAAGATCCGAGGTAAAGAAACAAATGAATGAATCTgcagttatatataaattatcttagGATAAATGTACCATCAGGTATGTAAGCTAAAATGGTCTGTGAAGCAGTACTacagaatttttttatagaGGTTTCGCTAAACTTCTCTAGTTGACCCCACAAGACAAAGTCGTTCTGACTGGTTGAGAATAACTGAGCAGCCTGTTgtggagaaaaaaaacaattgttttattttcctCTGTAACCTAAAACCTTGGAACAGcacttaaaacaaaaaaaagtaccTTCTGCGCCATAAAAATTCCAAGTTCATCCAAACAATAAGTTATAGATGAACATATCTTTGACAGTCTCTTCTTTATAGAATTAACAGTGGATGACTTGAGATCCAGTGTTTCAAGGGCTAAGAGATGCTGTATTGTAATTATAACATTGTCATCATTAATGTAAAAGATATAAACCAATCTCGTTGAAATTCAAGCCTTAGAATATATACCTCTGTGGCTAGCTTTTCAAGTTCCGCTACCAAGCCTGCGCGTTTAGAGCTTGGTATTCCCATGTGCTGGTAGTACTTGAAACTCGGAGTAGAAAAGGGGACAAAACGAGCCAGCACCGACTCACTTTCACATGTGTACACCTTAACAAAAACAGCACAAGAAAGATATCATTATCTCTAACCAAAAAAGTTCACACTACAAAGAGGAAAGAGAATACCAAAAAAACTCAAGATGAGAAAAGAGCAACCTTTGAATTCATTAGAGTTTCGAGTTCACTGATCTTTTTCCAGTAGCTATCCAAGTTTTCACCTGAGGTGAGAGAAGTAAGAAGGAATAAAAACAAACCCAATCAGGATAGAATGAGAAATGCGTTAAATCTTTATACCCTTTGTTTTCACAGGGGATGCAGTCATCCCAAATATTCGAGGAACGAATGAAGTTGCAGAATTTAACTCCTTATGATAGAACTCCTGCCACGAAAAAGGTTTATATTGTCAAAAGTGCAAAAGATAGCTTATAATATGATATTTCATTCAGGTCAGTAATCAGTATATATTACGCTCACCTTCAAGATACAAGCGTACGCGTGATTACCCCGAGCATGATGACATTCATCAAATATTAGAACCTTGATCATGTTCAACGTCAGAAAACTATGTCTTAATGCATTGAGCAAAATGGCAGGTGTCATCACAAGAACCTGCATTTGTGAGagagcaaagaaaaaaagagtaaacAACTAAAAATCTCCAATCAGTCGGCATATGAAAGACTGAGATGCAGGTTAGCAAGAGTGTCTGAACCGCAGAGACATGAAATGGCGAGTAGTGAATCTACTAAACACTCCAATCACTTgagcagaaaaaaaaacagaaagtaCATATGTaatcagtcaaaaaaaaaaaaggaaaggaaaCCTCATATTTATCGACTTCTTGTTTCCATGTAGAAGCATCCCAATAGTCAACCCCCATGGATCCCCAATACATGCCCACTTTCAGATCCGTATGCCTCTTCAGCGCTTCAGCTTGCTGCGTTAAACACACAACAAAAGGACGAAGTAAGAAACATCAATCAGTACACCACTACAGAAGAAAGTAATACTAATGTCTCTAAACTTGATCCACTTTCTACAATGAGAGACCAATTCTACACAACATTGATTAAAACAAGGACAAGTCACATTGTACATAaactaaacaacaacaaaaaaaaaaaaagaaaggatcATACTTGAGTGACAAGAACAACTTGAGGAACCAAGAAGACGGTGAAGCAAGGAGAAGGCTTGCGGAAAAGGTAAGCATAGCTACGGAGAAGCATAATAGCAATAAGAGTCTTGCCAGAACCAGTCTCCAAGTAAACAATCGTGTTCTGCTTCATTGCTTTCTCAAGCGCCTCCACTTGATAACTgcatttttcaaaatcaaacaaaacgtaagaaaataaacaaagctaaataaaaattacaaaaggaTCATCATCACTACCTTCTCGCGAATGGTagaggagaagaagcagagacTTGATCGGCGATATCAGTCTCCATATCATCAGtacacatcatcatcatcatctaaaaACAATAATGATACTAGAAGCTTACAAGAGAagataaaccaatttatatataaagacaaaagagtaaaaagtaaaaaatagtaCTGCACATACACATACTTAACAGCGAAGCAAATCATCAACTATTGGTTACTTTCCAGTAAAAATCCAcacaaaaaaagacaaaagataCAAATCTAGCAAACGttctgcagttttttttttctagcaaACGTTCTGCCGTTTTCCCCCAAATGATGAGATCGAAAGTGACGCACCAGCGAGAATGAAGGATAGAGAGAGACGAAACTTCGGAAAGGGTTTTTTACGATGATCGAACGAACGATCAAGCTATATAGACTCTgcgtattttattaattaaaattagaaataaatattcagcCGTTCtcgagaaaaaacaaaaaaaaaagactttgaAAATTGTTTGAAGAAGAGTGACTGTTTTTGGACTTCTCTCTCGGTAACGAGGAAGATGATATATCGGGAAATTACTGATTCATCTGTTGTTGACAGTGAAAAATATCCTTGCCCTGGTTATGACGCCATTATAATGGGGCTATAGTGTTATATACCTTCGAGCTTTTAAGAAAGCCCAACCTAAAGGCCCATCCTTTATTTCATACATCTTAAAAACGTATTACTAAATTTTGAGTGTAAATACATCAGTTTTGTAATTAAATATTCTTTTGTTGAGACgtttattttgtgatttaatattttttataacatttaattaatacaaactgaataaacattaattagttttaaaaattaccaatgTATCATTATTTaactaataactaataaaaatgtaaaaaagtatttttgaatcgaatatttttttttgaatgtaaATAACTATCATTATTTAGGCTATTGTGCCacagagtaaaaaaaaaaatcgaatgttttttttataaaacaaattgatATTTTGGAAAGGGAGGGAGTAATTGTTTAAAGCAGTTATTATAGCTAATGTTAGAGacaattccaaatatttatatggATACTTGAACATAACCTGCAATTTGGATGCTAAACAAAACAattagtttttttgtaaaaaggctttcaaatttaaaacaaaagaacataCATTGTATGGTTTAACAACCATATAGTTTGGGAAAGTACGATGAGACAAGCCTCATAAACAACAAAGCATTAGCTTACAAAGAGAAAGCTTATGATACTAAGCTTAGTGAAACAAGAGAAGGATGAAATTACTAAGAAGATGGAAGGTGGTATCCGCGGCCTCGACGACCTCGTTTACCTCTTCCTCTCACAGTTTTCCAATCCATATCTTGAAATTTTTGAAGTGGTTTTATCAGCCTTCCACCTCGTGACATGGTGAGGTTTGCCGTAGCATCACTCATAAACCCATCTCCATCATCTTGCTCATTATGATCAATTTGATTGACAAGGGTGCTGCCATGTTGTGGAGAGACCAATAAATTGTCCGTTGAAGCCAAGTTGCTTTCGAAGACAATAACAGGTGATGGAATTTCTTCCATAATAGTAGTTTGAGTTGGAGCAGACTGTGTGCcggctaatggtgataaaatgaAGTGAGAGTTGGAGCCATTGGCTATATGTACCTTAGAGTGAGTGAGGTCGTTTGCTGGAGTAGAGAAATCATGTGGCTCTACATTCACTTGTGATTGTAGATCAGTATCTCTTCCTATTGTAGGTTCCAAAGTCTGTACAGAAAGTTCAACTTGTGCTTCTTCCGCTGAGACCTGATCCATCTCTGAATTTTTAACCTGCAACTCCAATTGATCTGAAGGAACAGTAGACTGATCTCGTAACTTTTCCATTTCACCTTGTGGATCTTCAACAGACATGTCCTCATGTCTTGAACTTGTTTCCACAATAGAGGGAGGAGCTGGAAGTAAGcatcttttttctttgtgtCCTAAGTGTCCACATCTGCCACAAACACTCGGAATCCAGGTGTACTCAACatctaccaaaaaaatattaccttGTTTGTCGTCTAAGGCTATTtgctttggaaaaggtttgtcAAGTTCTACTTCGACCAGCAACTTTGCTTCACCCAAACAAGTCGGATCAAGTCGAGGTTTATGCGTTTGCATAGGCTCCCCAAGACCAGATGCTACATGGCTGAGACCTAATCTGGAGTAGCAACTATCCGGAACATTTTTAAGGATTACCCACACTGGGATTGTGGATACTTCAGGGGTTTTGAAAGAGTCAACTGGTTTCCAAGGCGAAACAAATACCAAACAATCATCAACATGCCATACAGCTCTTTGAAGTACCCAATGTCGAGTAGCATCATGAGGTATGTGAAACATGTAAGAAGATTCACTTAGCTTACGGCAACCTATTCTACAACTTCTTCCCCATAACTTATTCACTACCGCATGGATTAAGCCTCCAGGAGGAAGGGAACAGCGATGAAAGTGACCAATGAtgtattcttttttattttctggtcCTAAGCGAAGTACCTGAGAAGGAATTGTGACCTGTGGAGTTCCATCGAGCCGAAAGGTTGGCTTGGCTGCTCGATAAAGGTTTCTGGTAGTAGGGTCCATTCTGGCAGCCCATGGAAACCTTAGTGTTCCATCCTCCTTAAGTTCAGGAACCGGAATCTTCTGGACAGGCATACGAGGAAACTCTTTGGCTGTAGTTGGgtagtttcttttcttctggCTTTGCCCAAGACCATCAGTCAATGTTGGCCAAAAAGAATCAACGAGATTATTAAGGTTCTGCGGATCAAAGTCACTTGGTGTTGCCGGTGTTGGAGGAGTTGCTGGTGGTGCAAAGGCGAGAGGCTTGGCCCAAGCTCCAATTGAAGGAACAAAAGTAGCTTGAGTATCCACAGATATCTCGGGAGAGGGAATAGTTATCAAGGGAAGACCAGTTGATTGATGTGGTGAGATCGAATGTGGAGAGTTCGTACCAGCATTTTCTTCCGTCTGGTGAACGATTTCCGGTAAGGTGACACTATCGCCGGAAGCTACTTGTGCATCTATTCCACTAGAATCGATTTCCCCTAATTTTTGGGTTAGGGTTTCGTCTGAATCCATGGGATTCGACACCAAACCGACGACATCTAGTTGGTCTGCTTTGCCATCATTCACTATCGGAACTGGAGGAGTAGAGGACAACTCTGTATCAGCAGAAATTTCTTTTTCCGTTGAGACCGTACATGGAGTTGATGTGGTCGGCGTTGAAGACTCAATCGACCAGCGACACTTAGATGGCCAACGAGGATCCGGTGAGACAGCAGGTTGAGCAGATGTTGAGGAATTAGAGATTGTGACTGACGGATGAGAAGAGTCACCTATTAATGGTGGTTTAAGATTCATGGCAAAAGAGAAACGAGAGAAGAAAAGGACAGTGTGATACGATCCTTGAGAAGAGACGAGACTGGATCTAGAGCTCGTGATGGGCGACGCGCCGGAGCTCCGTCGAGAAAGGAAGAATCAGCGTGAGTTTGGTCGGGGGAGCTTTTGTCggggagagatgagagagaaaaGGCTAACAAGAAGTgttattaaacaaaacaattaGTTGCTCCTTTTTCGATAAGATAAGTGAGGAAAACTGTCAAAAGATTGTTTGTTGTTTCTCTCATGGAGCTCTATGAGTTTTGCAAATAACATAAAGTAGCAGCAAAGGAACCACAAGACTGTAACCTGGAAAATGAACCACATTCATCTCATAAGCTCTAGCTAGACTCCAGCAATTCTGTCAAAGGaaccagaaacaaaaaaaaaaacaaagaatgcTTAACAAAGTGAACACTGAtgatacaagaagaagatgtcAAGAGTTTTTTTAAAGAAGTGAGATATTATTATATTACCTTGAAATGCTTCCAGTACAGAGCCAATGAAGCTAACAAAAGCGTCTTCCGAACCAGTCTCCTCTTAGAGAACAACACAGATCGCCGTTGCCATCTCTTCTTCCTTCCCCTGTCATGGTCATCTTCCTTCTTACCAGAAACAGCTCTAACGTGCTCTTTATAGAGTTCTCTCTCAGCAACTAAACAACACACGATCAACAAACTCGGGATGACAACGAAAACCAGATGCGGAATCACCAGAACCATTACATCAGGCTCTCCAACGTACTCATGTTTCCTATCTGAGCTCGTGACCACCCACCCCATAATAGTCATGTACGTTCTCTTCCCGGAATCAGTAAACACTTCACCGGAGAACCAAGGGAAGAATACGAGATAAAACAAATACGCCACGTAACCGAACCAAACCACAGGGAGTCTGCAGAGGTCTTGGAGAATCCACAGCACAAACGTGACTAATCCTTTCTTGGCGACGAACTTCTTGAGAGTGTACTGCTTCTTGAAAACAACGATGATGCATTTAGGTACGAGTAAAGCCATCAACAAACAGCACAGCACAGACCATAGAATAGGGAAATACAACGCCGCCCACTGGCATCCCATGACACGAAACTCGTTCCATGTCCACGAGACTTCAGAGCTCAGACCGTTGATCGAAAACGGCCTCATCTCAGATAAAGTCGATCTTCCTTTGATGTCAGTCACTTCTATCTGAAGCCAAAACCTATCAGGCAAAGGATCTTCAAAGGCTCTGTAATTCCACGGGAGCGAATAAAACGACGCTCCTCCCGAAGAAGAATCGTCACCGTGTTTTCTCATCGGAGCTTCCATGACGAGATTGTCAAATCCAGGGCTCCAGTCATAGACTCTAGCCACAACGTCAACAACTATAGAACGAGAAAACACAATGGCTCTGATCGCGTCGTAAGATGAGGAGATCATGTGTTGGCATTCGTATCTGTGGCGTGCTAAGGACGTTGACATGAAACGTGAATCTAACGGGAAGGTAGGTAATATAATAGTCTTGTGTGCATCATTTGACTTTAAGTCGATATCAAGGTACGAGACATGACCTCTATCGATTGCCACGATCCGGACCGCTCTGTTTTTCCTCCAGTCACCCATCTCCCACTCCCAGAACTCAGCAGCCGGGGAGGCTCCGAAGGAGCAGTTCGTATCGCTCTCCTCACCGCCGCTGCTCCGCCTCATGTTCAGCTGAAACAAGTCGTTATCCGAGAAACCGACACCACCACCAGAGTGGAGTCTTTTGAGGTTCTTGCCGAACCTCGAGTGAAGATGTCCGCAGAGATAAGCAGAGACGGAGTGCTTCAAGAAAACATCTCTAAGGCTCTTTTTAGAACGCGACAAAGCTGAGAAGGACAAAGGGAAATGCCCGAACGATATCTTTGTCACAGGCTTTGCTGGCTTCTTCTCGTCTTCGTCGTCCCATTGCGATAAGTGCGAGTCAAGCGAGGTTAGAAGCTCATCGGTTGGGTGGCCGAAGAGATTAGTCGGGCCTCGTAGTCCAATATCCATCGTGGTGTCAACACCAACGAACAGATGTTTACGTTCACTAGTCTGTTAgcaacaaaaacacacacaacagAAGTATTAGAAGCAAACAAAATAAACTCAATCCTCATTAATTCAACTACAATGTACAAGTGATACTCTCTATACAACAACTCCATTTACATGTATACAAGACAATATAAGCTGACCTCGAGAGTAATGGTGTTGATATTCTCTTTCCTTCCCAACTGTGCATTGATGCTATACTTTGAGAAGAAATCAACGGATGAAGCAAGAGAAGGAACACCAAAGTTGTCGTGGTTACCCCTAAGATCATAGAAGATGGTCTTGTTCAACCCACTTCTCTTGACGACATCTCGCATCACACTCGAGTACTCTAACCACTCTTGTTCGTTTTGCTTCATTGTTAACAAGTCTTCACTCTTCCCATCTGATATAATAAACCCCAAATAAAAGACAAACGAGCTGAGTATCTCCGACATAGCAATTTCTtgtaatgaaacaaaaaaaaaagtcgatGGCTTTGGATGAATTATTTAACCTGTGAGGTCGCCGGTGATGAGGACGAGAGAAGGGTtgatgagagagagagcagGGGCAACTGTGTCTCTGAAATCGATAGCTCTCTCGGGATGATGAACGCTGAAATGAAGATCTGAGAGCTGCACCACCCAGACCA
It encodes the following:
- the LOC108861906 gene encoding putative metallophosphoesterase At3g03305, coding for MEANGDDDEQPRKNTPLQRSSILLILLLLLISLCTTSVSGSVDESGGRRRVIEARSGQDLVWVVQLSDLHFSVHHPERAIDFRDTVAPALSLINPSLVLITGDLTDGKSEDLLTMKQNEQEWLEYSSVMRDVVKRSGLNKTIFYDLRGNHDNFGVPSLASSVDFFSKYSINAQLGRKENINTITLETSERKHLFVGVDTTMDIGLRGPTNLFGHPTDELLTSLDSHLSQWDDEDEKKPAKPVTKISFGHFPLSFSALSRSKKSLRDVFLKHSVSAYLCGHLHSRFGKNLKRLHSGGGVGFSDNDLFQLNMRRSSGGEESDTNCSFGASPAAEFWEWEMGDWRKNRAVRIVAIDRGHVSYLDIDLKSNDAHKTIILPTFPLDSRFMSTSLARHRYECQHMISSSYDAIRAIVFSRSIVVDVVARVYDWSPGFDNLVMEAPMRKHGDDSSSGGASFYSLPWNYRAFEDPLPDRFWLQIEVTDIKGRSTLSEMRPFSINGLSSEVSWTWNEFRVMGCQWAALYFPILWSVLCCLLMALLVPKCIIVVFKKQYTLKKFVAKKGLVTFVLWILQDLCRLPVVWFGYVAYLFYLVFFPWFSGEVFTDSGKRTYMTIMGWVVTSSDRKHEYVGEPDVMVLVIPHLVFVVIPSLLIVCCLVAERELYKEHVRAVSGKKEDDHDRGRKKRWQRRSVLFSKRRLVRKTLLLASLALYWKHFKNCWSLARAYEMNVVHFPGYSLVVPLLLLYVICKTHRAP